AACTATTATATTATCACGTTGAAGGTTTTCTTTTGCGGGTCAAACGAGATTATATTGATTAAATCATGGAGTCACATCCGTTTTGACATATATTACATAAGTCATCAGGACCAGAGCCCAGCCATATGGCAGTACAAAGAGAGGTGCAGCCATATTGAGCCATGTAGTGTGCAGCTCCATTGCCTCCACGTTTGACATGCATGATTCGATGTTCACATCCTTCATTTAGACTCCTCTTTGTCTCCTCTACAAGTGTTGCCATCGGTGACCGATCAAGTCCATCCTCTTGGAGAAAAGGCACAGCTTGCAGACTATCAGTCTCAATGATTAGCGGCTTGTCAGACCAATCCATAGTGAGATTAACCCCCTCCTTACATGCTGCCATCTCCGCCTACATCGCAGATGAACATGATAGAAGGAATCTGCTAGCAGAGAAAATGACTACACCAGCTTCATCTCTTAGAACCATAGCCGCCCCACAAACGCCCTGTACTGGTATATATGACCCATCAACTTCCAACTTTACCCAGCCCAATGAAGGAAACTGCCACCGTTCCACAGCTGATGGATGTGTTGTCTTGGTAATCTCAGGCATTCTGCTGCTAATATCAATCACCATTTTCGCTTTTGCAGTGTCCCCTGATGGATACTGCTTAATACACAACAAGAACTCCATGTAGCTATTCAGGAATCGGCGTGAGCTCTCCACCGGTGGTGCCGGCTTCTGATGTGTAACCTCATTTTTGCAATGGCATGCCCTCGAGAAGGTCATGAGAACCACCATCCACTCCACCCCCGTGCATCGCTCTAGCAGGTGCAATAGCCACTCAGGTCCGGTATTCTGAATGTTGCGTAGCTCCGGTAATGTCCAAGACTCCCGCATCGCCACCCATAGCGTATGAGCCATTGGACAACTACAGACAACGTGGAACGTGTCCTCCGGTTCAAATGTCAATTTTCTCGATGTGCCGGTTGAATTTATTTTGCATCGTTGCCAATGAATCTGTGGCCACTCGCCAACAACGAAATATTCGTACCTTTGGGGGAACAGGGCACCCCCATAATGTCGCCCAGATGGCAATATTACCGTCTGGAGCCCTACTCGCGGCACACGTAGACAGTGCGATATTTTTCCTCATGAGCGAGGTTGTACGCACTATTCACAGAGAAGATGCCCTTTGAGTATGGCGCCACGCAAGTACGTCATCCAGCCATGGCGAGGGGTGCAGCTTGAGGATCTCATCAACGTCCAGCTGCAAGAAATGTTGGTGAAGCTGGACGTCCCACCCACCTTACTCGGTTAGTAGTTCAGCTACCCGGCAGTATGGATATATCGATCAAGCAGTAGGGACCCGATATGTCTAAATCTTCTCCCATGACTAATGAAAATGACAAATGTTTTGCGTTGTttagaaatgaaaaaaaaacacatTGTGCAACCGTTGGTAAAACTACATGTGATCCAGATGACCTTTCATAGAACATAAATTTAGGATCTTGCTTCAGTGACTTCATGAAGCCAAGTCTCACCATGACTTAACCCCTTTTTTTCAGCCATTCATTAAAGATCCAATGTATCAGATTGACCCATATTCCGAACTGGAAATTTTAAAGTGTTCAAAAAAAATTCCAATAAATCATAAATGTTTCGTTTTGTATTCTGTGAAAGTTTCACTCCATTTGGATGTATCCTTTGTGAGTAAACAATTTTTATCTATTTGAACTCAAAAGGCTAGTtaatttttttttgaggaaaaaaagGCTAGTTAATCACAAACCCAACATCCAACTGGGTTGAAACTTTCCCAGAATACAAAACAAAATATTCatgatttattggattttattctgACAATTATGCAGTGCGTATGTATGGAATCCATCAGGCAGTAGGCTAGCAGCTTCCCATCCTTGATTATTCAACGAGCCCACATTTTAATTACGCGTTATAATTTCCAGATCGACCCGTACAACGACGCGTGAGTCAAATGCTAATTTGACAGAGTCTGTATGACGCATTCAACGAGCTACCGTCTCATCTCATTGTATATATCGCAGAGTATCATCATATGCTACAACACAAACAGACTAGAGCTGCGACCTCGATCATACATCCCTCGATCTTCTCAACATTCCAACCCTTCTCGGGTCATCTTCTCAACTACTAGTCCCTCGATTGGCATTCATCCATGGCGGCAGCTACCAGAGCTCTCCTTGTTGCCGCAGTGACCGCGGCGGCGCTGTTCGGCACGGCGCTCGGCGCCACCTACACAGTCGGCGCACCGGCCGGGTCATGGGACCTCCGGACAAACTACACCCGatggacttccaccatcaggtTCTACACCGGCGACGAGCTCCGGTTCCAGTACCCCGCTGCGGCGCACAACGTGGTGGAGGTGACCAAGACGGCCTACGACAACTGCAGCAGCTCTAGTCCCGTCGCCACGTTCCCGAGCGGCAACGATGTCATTCCGCTCGCCGCCGTCGGGACCCGGTACTTCATCTGCGGCCTGCCGGGGCACTGCGCCGGTGGCATGAAGGTACAGGTCAACGTCCAGTCCAAGGTAGTGAGATGCCGAAGGAGAGGGACGAGGCAGCGGTGCACACAGACAACGCCACAGCCGAGCTCGGCGGCTCAGGCTGGTGCTGAGCCTGTGCTAGCGCTCGGGCTGGCCGCCGTCTTGGCTGGCTTGATGCTTCTCTACTAGTCATCAACGACAACCTCCATAGGAACTTTCTGTAAAAAATAATAttatctttctcctttttttccgtGATGACTTTCTCCTCTCTCAAGCGTGATTGATCGTGCGCACATGATTCTTTGTATAGTCAAATGTGTCGTTTTTTTTATTATATGTAATTTGATATTTTTTTGGTTCATGGCATTTCGTTGACCGTAAAATACCAAGAAAAAACACAGTGGATCAATTTCATGGCACTATATGTCATTTCATTCTTTGTTAATTTTAGAACATAGACACAAGTTGTGCCCATGAGATACAACCAAGATCAAGGAACCAACGGTCGAGTGAGGCCACGAGCCATCCCGAAATTGTGCAGTGAAATCACCAATGGCTAGATCCGGCTGCTTGTTAACCATTACAATAAGAAACCACAAAGTTTATAAATGGCACCAATAGCTTCGCCGATGAGCATTCTCAATAATAGGCTTATTGTGAATTGTCAGTGTCTAGGCAAGGACATCAAAAGACAATCCAAAAGTAGTGACGAGTGTTGCCTGCGCTAGTCCTAATGATCTTCTAGGAGCTAGTAGGATACCCCTTGTATCCTACCACTTTATGAAAGCAGCACCACAAAAATTAGGTGGTAACGCAAGTGAAGAATATGTGGTTATTGCCCTCGATGACCTCACAAAGCGGACAATGGTCATC
The nucleotide sequence above comes from Triticum dicoccoides isolate Atlit2015 ecotype Zavitan unplaced genomic scaffold, WEW_v2.0 scaffold20252, whole genome shotgun sequence. Encoded proteins:
- the LOC119345065 gene encoding uclacyanin 1-like → MAAATRALLVAAVTAAALFGTALGATYTVGAPAGSWDLRTNYTRWTSTIRFYTGDELRFQYPAAAHNVVEVTKTAYDNCSSSSPVATFPSGNDVIPLAAVGTRYFICGLPGHCAGGMKVQVNVQSKVVRCRRRGTRQRCTQTTPQPSSAAQAGAEPVLALGLAAVLAGLMLLY